In Homo sapiens chromosome 11, GRCh38.p14 Primary Assembly, one DNA window encodes the following:
- the C11orf52 gene encoding uncharacterized protein C11orf52, with amino-acid sequence MGNRVCCGGSWSCPSTFQKKKKTGSQTRRTLKPQPQQLQQNLPKGHETTGHTYERVLQQQGSQERSPGLMSEDSNLHYADIQVCSRPHAREVKHVHLENATEYATLRFPQATPRYDSKNGTLV; translated from the exons ATGGGAAACCGGGTCTGCTGCGGAGGAAGCTG GAGCTGCCCATCAActttccagaagaaaaagaaaacag GAAGCCAAACAAGACGGACACTGAAGCCGCAGCCACAACAGCTGCAGCAGAATCTCCCAAAG GGCCATGAAACAACAGGACATACGTATGAACGGGTGTTACAGCAGCAAGGGTCTCAAGAGAGGAGTCCAGGCCTCATGTCGGAAGACAGCAACTTACATTATGCTGACATTCAAGTGTGCAGCCGTCCCCATGCCCGGGAAGTGAAACACGTGCATTTAGAAAACGCTACAGAGTATGCGACCCTTCGCTTCCCCCAGGCCACACCTCGCTATGACAGCAAGAACGGGACCCTGGTGTGA